One Arvicanthis niloticus isolate mArvNil1 chromosome X, mArvNil1.pat.X, whole genome shotgun sequence genomic window, aaCATATTGACactctgaaaaagaagaaaattataactgTTTAAATACTCTGGTGGGaacccaagaaataaaattaggccttttaaatgtctttttattcattttttccacAGCTGACGACCCAGTCTTTGGCCTTAtatttgctaggcaagcactctactactgagctaaatccccaactccCAAATTTAGATGTATATAGATTCTGGAAGTGCTTCTTATCCTAACTAAGAGAAACGCCTTCCCATATGGTTTGCCTCTTGAAAACCAAAGAGtttttatcctgtgtgtgtgtgtgtgtgtgtgggtaacTTAGGAAAATCAGTTTCACCTACAAACAATTTTTCTCCTGGttctaataaaaaagtaaattatttctaaGTCAGAATATTTCACTAAGCCCTTTTGCACAGCCAACTTTTAGTACAAAGAGTAGTTAAGTCAGGtcaaatatacaaattaatttaagacataaaattaactctTCTATACATTGACCATACAATCAACTAAAAGACATTTAATAGTTTATATGGCAGCTACCACTTCCTCAATTAATATCatgaattactttaaaaaataataaccctCTCAACTGGTATTTGGGAGGAAAAAATGTAATCTTCACTGACTTCCAAATAAATATATGTCAGTTCTATGACGGCCTGGGGTTATAACACTACTTGCTTACAGGAAACATTTTCGCTGGAGATTCCAATAGACAGGTGATAATATTTCCTAAGTCATTTACACCACCAATATATACTGAGAAATGATAGAAATATGGCTCTAAAATTATCAGCAAACTTACAATAGCTTTTGTCTGGTTTTCCAAAATTGTCTCATTTTGTAGCTACTCTCATTGTAAACCTTTTGAGAGTACATTTggattcttcttctcttctcaagAAGAGAATTGTTAACATTATCTGTATTGAAAATAAAGGGTAATATTTAACAACTTCTATTGTTCCTAAACATTCAAGTATATACTGATATGGTTAAAGATTATTAAGcaatatggatgatatttttaaattaaattgaaatataacACCAACATGGTACATAAAAAAGTATCATATGTTTGctaggtgatggtggtgcacacctttaaatccagcacttgggaagcagaaacaagtggatctctgagagtttgactctacagagtgagttccagtgtagccagggctaaacagagaaatcctgtcttgaaaaccccaAAAACCCACAAAGTTTCATATTTTAGAGTACTTAGAATTTGCATTTTCAGACTAGGGATGTACCACAAGTGAAGtcaatgcaaataaaatgaagtaCACAAAACTCTGGAATCTGAAATATTTTGCATATGAAATATTCAACTTCATCTCAGTTCTGATTTTCCTggttgaaaatacttttaaaattgagaCATGATAATAAACAaccaaggaaaaaacaaaagggcCAAGGTTATATTTTACAAGGTTACATTTTAAGTGCTTCACAAACACTTAGCTAAAagggaaatatttctaaatttaaaaaagtgCTGTCCAACTGAAATATATAGTGTGTTTCTGTACTGTGGTTAACAGTCAAGCTTTAACTAGATGATCCTGAACATACAATCTTAGAACTCaagctttaaaatacataaaaatactctTAAGAATTAGAATCTAAGTCATCTTTAAATCAAATAGCAAGATATTTGTATGAAATAGGCTCAataatcagatagatagatagatagatagatagatagatagatagatagatagataacaaaaagaggcaaaagaccaaagacaaaaaaagagctttggtctggagagatgtcttagtggttaAATTGCTTGTTGTGGCAAGCAGGAAAGCCTGAGTTAGAATTTCcacaacccacataaaagccaggtgtgatggtgtgtgtcctTAACCATAGCACTTAGGGGTAGAGAGAGGCAAAGCCCTGGGACTCTGGCCATTCACTCTCACTGAAATGATGGCTCcagatacagagaaatcctgtctcacaaaaaataaTTTGGGGGATATAAGTaagattgctcagtagttaagaacattgacAGCTCTTCAAGAGAACCACGGTTCAATTACTACCAACCATATGATGCCTCATAACCATATCCAAAGGATCTAATGGCCTCTTTAGGCTTTtgagggcaccaggcaagcacatggagcatacatacatgcaggcaacatacagacaaacacacacacacacacacacacacacacgattgacAAAGACATTCCAATTTCAAACTCTGGCTGCCACATGCTCCCACATAATTGTTCATACAAGTGCACACCTGCAcaaaacacacacccacaaacacaagaATGAAAAAGTAACTCATGTAAGCATCATCGTGACAAAGACATTCCAATTTCAATCTCTGGCTGCCACATGCTCCCACATAATTGTGCATACAGGTGAACACctgcataaaacacacacaaacacaagaatgaaaaagaaactcATGTAACCATGGAGATAATTTAGAAAtagtttaaaatcatttcatggAGCTTTTCATAGGGCATTCTTAGTAGGAAGTAGGGCAGTGCATAAAAATTCAATAGTTCAAATAATGTTtgcaaaacatgtttttctacCATAAATAGGAACTCTTCTGTAACTAGAATCAACCTGTACTATTAGATACAAGTTTATTCTTTTAAGtatctatatacataaatttattaaaacagattagaaaacaaattctttctcACCACCAAATAGAAAATTATATCTCTGGGAAAACTCCATGATATcaataattcttataaaagaacaaattgttattacctctttttaaaagaatactgttTCCCGAACTGTGTGTGGGGTCCcaggcctgtaattctagcacccgGGCAGCTGACAGAGGACATCTATAGATTAAGCCTAGACTTGCCTTCATAACAACTTCCAGGGCAGTTGGAATTCACAAtaaacagtaagaccctgtctcaaaaccaagcaagcaatctacaaaattaacaaaagactcaacaaaagaaactattaaaatgaGGTCATTCAATTGAGAAACTTCAGGACTTTCTGTTccacaaaaatttattttaattctgatttttttatttatatgtatgaatgttttccatgtatgcatgtgtgtttaatacatgtgtgctcacagagatcagaagagaggcTCCGATCTGGAGTGATACATGGTTATAGATGATCTAGAATTATGGACTGTTGTAAGCTACCAGGTGGATGACGAGAACCGATTAGAAAAAGGAATTCAGCAAGAGTCTCACAAAATAAATTTCGTGAATGAGAGCTGATGCACAGAAACACGCCTGGGTACTACCACTTAGTCTGGGAATAAAAAGAATTGCAACTCTGTCCCATTTGTTCTTGCTTCTAAAGATCTAGTTGAGTCACACACATCTAAAAAGtatcattttcactttttaaaaaatgatggaaaaGTTCAAGtgcaaaaaattgttttataatcaCAAAACTTGCGTAAAATCCTGTGAGGAGAAGGCATTAAATGACACTTAATGCAGAACACTGATTAACATTTCCTTTTATAGACactgatatataattttaaacaattttctgaaaacatttaaatctcCAACACAACATACCTCCAAATTGATCCAACATACTGTGTATTTCATCTCTGTGAAGAAaggacaataaaaaattaaagctggAAATATAGTTGATGGGTGGGGCGTTTGTCTAGCACACACAAAGGTTTACACAGAAAGTCCtttaaattattcataataaatacgtattgttttggtttggaaCAAAtgtcatatgcatataaaatacatgttggGCAACCAGAGTGAATTTGTGttaattatatttaacaattaaTACATGTATGACCCACACTACATTCTTCATAACTCTCCTACTCTTGCTGagacccttcttcttctttctagctGGTACCcctcttatttttatgattttccccttggctttgtgtgtgtacatgtgaagagCTCATGCAGGTGGTCCTATTGTCCTAGTTGCTATGTGTTTGTGATTCCAAGGCCTCAAGGAATCCAGGCTGGGCTTCAACTGGATATAGAGCTAGTGTAGGGACCACAGACACTACTTTTGAAGTACTCTATTGAGCtgacaaaaaaatatttgaaaatattacccCATATCTTCATCTGTTTCTACAGAAGATGATTTATCCTCATCCTTGTCAAATGCTGGGCTCTTTTCTGTAttgtaaaaaagaaatggaaacatttgaaattatgCTCTAGTAGTAATAGTTAATAAAGTACTatcgatttgcatttccctggaaGAATTGATCATATGAGTTTATGAAGCAGCTTTagaaatgacataatttctttgcaggttttatgaaataaatacacAATTTGCCAACATTCTATAGGAACACTGTTCAAGCCTTTTCCTGGGGTAAAATCCTAGCAAGTTATTTTTTCTCAACATACTGGGACTACAGGTCCAAGAGAAAGTACCTGCATTGCTAAGACTCTGCTATAAGAAGAAATACTTatagataaaattagaaatgaagtaTATGAAAACCTTTAGCAAAGTTTTATTCCATTTCAGGTAGCTAGGTAAATGTCTAATGAACTACAGGACACAATCAATGGCCAACACTGAATAACATGCTTTACCTTCAGAAAGAGCGTTCTCAGTAAAGTTtatatcatcatcttcttcatcatcaatGTCAAAAAGTATTAAGCGCTCCTGCTTTGGTACTGCCATGACTTTCTTAAGGTCCCTTCTTCTATTGGTAAACACTCAGATGTCTTCTTAGTTacagatgaaaaagaagaagaagaaaactccaGTTATCTGAATCCAAAGGTTTCACTTAAATagtaaaaaatgtcaaaaactcAAGTAGTTATCTTAGCACAATAAAAGATCGATTATtcccttttttaacattcatttttaaacactTTCTCTTTATCACAGAATTTTGTATGCATAGTCAATATGGTGGCATATACACCTCATTTTCCCTTACCATCTCCTCCATGTATCCCACTTAACATgtccctctacctcccaactgtgttttaaaaaccttttaacttacttctaaaaaaaaaaaaaaaaaaaaaaaaccttctttgaACCAAAGTTAACAATATGTAATTTCTCAACttaaaaaaggcaaaaccagGCCAACCTATACTATGTGAGTCCTCcccctttaaaaaatgatcaaaatgtgTTTGCACTTAACTCCCAGGACATCTGAAGTTTGTTCCTATCTCCCACAGATTCTTTTACAACAAAACATGAGcaattctgcatgtgtgtatctcaGTGTTAATGTAAAATCACAGTGCTATCCATAAAAATAATGAACATGACAGTTGTCCATTCATGACAAAAACACCCAATGCTCCAGATacaaccaccacccaccaccaccacccacacagaAAGGCCTTATTTATATTGGAGAAACTGGGGATTGGGTGAAGCTGACAATTTCAAACATCTgaagattgtaagttcaaggccagcccaagccaggtcagcctgagctacaaaggcaGATCCCATCCTACAAAAGTAAAACTGACAGAAAATGCTGAActtggtggtgcacatctataatctcatATGTGGGCGATTGAGACTGGAGGATCAGTGGTTAGAATCCATCCCAGATGACTTCTCAATGTCTTGCCacgtctctttttgtttttcattcactcTTTCTTCATTCCTGCCATCCCCGGCCCTGTCTCCAACGTCCATACCGAACGTCCACACCACAGAGACGACAATGAAGAGGGAGGAATCCTCAGTTTGTTTCTAATGGACTCTGGACACCATACAGGACAAGCACCAGGGACCCAACGGCTCCTCGCCCACAACCCCCAGTcctgcaggcagctctctgaTCCTGTCCCGAGGCCCCAAGAGTGTGTCCTCCAAGCGTTCCCAATCCTCGAAGGCCCAGGCCTGTTCAGTCCTCTGCCATTAGGATGGTACTCCACCTCCATTTTACTCTGAGGCCACGGGAAACGCCAACCAGGATTTTCCTCACATAGTGGCCGCCAGGGCTTGAGATGCCCCACCCCATCACACCTTGATTAATTACCGTCCAACCACCCTGTCACTTACAGGGCCCTTCACAACTGCACCCTCTCAAATTCGGCTCCTCAGAGGTGACAAACCGTTTCCAGCAGTGCgaccctgggtcctctgaggACTCTTTGTGATTTGAGCTGGAGAAAAGCTGGTCCCACCCAGGGACTGCGCTGATTGGCTGAATGAACCCTGAGCTTGGGCACGTGGAGCACAAGGCTCTGAGCCCACCCAGGGACTGAACTGATTGGCTGAATAAACCTGGCGCATGCTCACATAAACTGCAAAGCACCAGTCCCACCCAGGGACTTCACTGATTGGCTCTATAAACCCTGGGCATGTGCACATGGATCACCCTTCCCTCTCATTGAAGGGCAAACCTGCGAAGAGTCTTGAGCAAATTTTCAGGACCTGCGAATGAGCTATCAGCTTTAGGACAAATGTATTCCAATTTTTAGGTTTATAATCCCTTACAGACttaaaaaacatttgaaacaaaCGTGTAACACATGAAACACTACTTTATTTCAACTGTAAAGGCTCTTGcaggcattttgttttttatttatttttgtatacattTAATGTGTGGACTTTTCTCTGCAAGTACATATGCGTACCACATGAGTCCAGGCTGTTGCAGTAAGAGATCAGAAGTGTGCATCCAGATCCCCTACAACCTCTGGAACCCTCCTTTCTCCACCCTCCTATTACTGAGCTTGATTACAAGAGTATGCTAGGCCCTGCCCCTTTCACTTTGCCTTTCTGTTGCCCACAGAGGGTAGAAGAGAGCTCGGATTCTCTCAACCTGTATAGTTATGCATAAATACTGAGCCATGATATGGGTGATTTGAGcccggtcctctgcaagagcaacaggtgcttttaactgctgagttatttATCCTTTTGTTCACTTACACGTACTATTCTGACCTCTTAGGACCACGGGCACACATCTGTTCTGTTTAAACACATGCAggtcaaacactcacacacagaaaataggGATTTTGTAAAATTAGGATAGTCCCCTATAACTCCTTTCTTCCTATTGTCTTATCCAGCTTCCTTGTGAGGAATTGTTGTTGGGATTTCTGGGAAACTGAATTATGAAGCCATTTTCagttggggagaggaaactttgcTGCACCAGCATGTAATGGAGTAGGCTTCTTGCCTCAAGTTCAGcagcattttatatttagaagagCAGAACTGAACAAAGAGGGAGTACAACTACAAAAGCATGTATAAATGATGGCAACAGGGCAGGGTAAAGTTACATACATGACCCCACCTCCTCAGAACCTGTCCTTGAAGATACAGTAACTGTGGCAGGGTCAGCTCAAGAAAACTCTGTCAGCACTGgaaaatttcttttgttaatatGTGGCACTTTGGGGATCTTATATCACATTGTCTCCTGTTTGTCAGAATCCTTTATAACCATTCTAAAGGACTCGTCTTATAGTGGTAGAAGAACTGGAGTCTGTTTCTATACTGTTTCTGGTTGTGACTCCACAATCTCCATCCTAACTTCTCCAGAGTCACTTTTCTCATCCTGGAAGATGAGAGGCCTGGAGACCCTATGATGTGATTTGGTTAAATTAGGGACACACATTAGAAAGGAAGATATCAGCAAGTCACTCCAGattattagtgtatgtgtgttgcttgAATAACCAGCCAAGCAGTTGCTGCCTGGAAAATCATACCCAATTCatctgcaataaaaaaaaaataagatgtggGACAACAGTCAGGAGAAGTTGGCAATTATCCCAAACAGGGTAGTGGCTACCACAATGGTGGTAAGAAGGTTTATGGCTGCCCTGAGTATGGTGGGTTTACCAGTTGTGGTGAATTGCTGATAAACATAATCAAATGGGCTTTGTCTGAGCATCCCCTCCTTCTAGAGACTGGATGGCCTTGAAGTTTGACATAATGGAAACAAGAGCACTGGATGGCTTGGCACTGGAAACCTTCAAGGGATCTGAACCTTAAGCCATCTGAGGTGAGAGATCTTCTCTAGTGTTCTGTGGGCAAAAGAGCCAATAGAAGCTTTGGCATGAGTGAACAGTTGGGTCGCAAGGCAGACTATAAAACCAACATTGGAGCTTGGGGTTCTGGGTTCTGAGTGTAGGGATGGTCACACCCAGAAAGAAGGGTATATGGTCAAAATTCTGAATCTTGATCTACTGCCTGGAAGATAGGTGGCTTTTACAGGGTTGAACCTCTAAAAGATGAGGACAACAGTGGATTCCCAAAGGGCATGCAATTGAACCCGATCATCGGGGTGAAGCACAAGGTTGTACCAGGTACTAATATAAAGCAACTGGTCAGATAGCCTCAGTCTCCAGTGTAGGCCCCCCTAACACCTCAGATGGCATCCAGGTTCAGGATTCCTTCTGAAGACTAGAAAATgatgaaggaaagacagacaactTCTCAGAAGTACAACAATCTGAAAGCAATTTTCATGGCACCACCTCTGAACCTAATAAAACTCTGCTCAGTCTTTTTGTTTGAAGTAGACCTGAGTCTGATCTATCATTTCTCTGAATTGACTATTTTGTACACGATCATAGGAAGAAAATCTATAAATAGCACAATATTTACCAAATGGAGtgtagatataaaattaaaattatcatagAGAAAAAACGTTGGAAAGGCAAAAGAGTCATAGCTCACAGATGTTTGGATTGCATGCCCATACTATTTTATTACACCATGACCACAGACAGAAGTCTGAAAATGAATGACAAGGTCTGGTTAGTTCACCATTTCCAGTGGGGTCATTGATACTGCTCTCCAAGAACAGTGTGGTTGCATAGTGTCCACAGCAACAACATCCACTATGTCGTATAATcctggtatatacccagaaggtaTGTGGAGAGAATCGAGGGTAAAAAAAATGGTAGATTCCACCATGCCATTTCTTCCATCAATGCTGGTAACACAGACCTATGATGACAAACGATGACAGTGAGTCTAGGGAAGGATGTAACCCACCTCAGAAGGCCCTCCACTCCCCCAGAAACCCAGATCCAAGCAGCAGATCCCTCGCCACATCATAACCTCACACTCTACTTCCCTGTCTTTACAACTCATTCTCAGACTGTCCTAACCAAGTTCTGACCCGCCTTCATCAGCAAGTTGCCACACCTCAAACCTAGTGCACTCAAAGTTTCTCCACAATTTTCTCACAGCCAAGACAATTTTCTTACTGTTGTCCATGGAACAGCCTAACGGCAAGGAAAACACACTTGAGgaagtaagcacacacacacacacacacacacacacacacacacacacactcacactctcacacacacaaaccctcgataagagagagagagagagagagagaagagagagagaaacactatattattctctgcttattttcttttcaatccgTGAACACAAAATCTTGGTCAGGAAAGGGATCAGTAAGGAGGAGAGGCAGCTGCCTACCCATGGCAAGACAACATCAAGGTCAATTACCTCTTCCATATTCTGAGAGTTGAGGGGGCTCGCAGAGTGGATATTCATGTTTGAAGTGCCCGGGTTCATGGAATACTCAACCAGCAGCAAATCTCCATTGAATGGCCTGAATCCTAAAACAACCATTGAAGTGAGATTATGTATTAATACAGTCAGGTCACAGGACATTTCTAGGGCCTTACTCACTGCCATATGCTGACTAACATTTCCTGCACGTAAAGTAATTTTCCAAACACTTAGACCTCTTAAATATCTTCCTATAgcaaggaaagcagaaagctaTGTAATCACTGATTCTTTACACTGATGTGTTCCCCAGGCATTGAGAAACACATGTGatgcaaatattttcaagataaatCCCTTATAGTTATGTAATGCTGTCATTGATTCGATTTTGAATGTATCCAGGGGCAGTGTCACAAAGACTAGAATCTCAGGACCCAGAAGCTTAGTGGCTGGATTTCCTAATCCCATGCACAATTCTCAGATGTGTATGAGTTTCTGGTAACTTTGAGGAACCCTATGTGAAAAACCAAAGGTAAAAAGCTACTTGGCAAACAAAATCAACTGAATCAAAACAACCACATGGCCACATGGTGATGGTCATCACAGGGGACAGGAGCTCtaggcaatatttaaaatactacccTTTTCCCCTGTATTGTACCCTACTTTCAGTTTCAAGGATGCTCAAGCCCAATACTTATATTTCTTGTTCTATGTTTTGAAAGCTGTAACTCCTACCTCCAGAAAACATGCATAACGGGAAAAACGTGTCCTTGCTGATATAGATGTTGTCTTCAGTTATGGAGGTGACACATTTGATACAAAGCCTTCTGCCAAGTTTTGATGGCTCACTGCCCTCAGGAAGATTATTCATAGCTTTCACCTATAAGAGGAGGCAGTGAGTGCAAGTGGAATAAAAATTTCATGCAGGAGATTGTCCCCTTACCAAGGATTCCCCATCAGAACAACAGCATTTACTCCTGGGCATAGAAGGGGTGCTGTTATACCTGTACTGAAGTGAATGGAAACTATGAGTTTTGGagaagtttttaaataataatcagGAAAACCAGGCCTAAGAActtgtcagacacaccagacccaGTAAAGGTGCAACTCCCTCATTTTAACCTCATAAAGAGGTGTGCACTTATCACTTTGATAGCAATGGCCCCTAGTGACCTATTTTCTGACACTTGAGGGATTAGTCATGGATTGACAGGGACAAGCAAAGAATGACCCTGGCTCTTCAGCTGAGCTCATTCCTTGTTGTTGATAAGTCTACTTACCTGCTTTTTCCAGTCCTGCAGATTACCCATGTGGCCCTCATTCAAACAGTCCACCCATTCTTGACCCGGGAGAAAGTCCCACTCTATTGCTCTGCATATCTACATAGAACTGTTTCTTTGATGAAAATTCACTGATCCACAACACCTGACTTTACAGAAGCAGTTCCTTCACTACAGTCTGTTTCAGGTTCTAATCTTATCAATAAAGACTCTATTTACATCTCATTTCTGAAAGCTCCCTAAAATCTCCTTCGGCCTCTTTAACCTTTTTCATGCAATATGTAACCTGTAAGttttgttcatttacatattGATTGTGATGTGTTATTTGAGAAATAGGAATAGTGTttaagactgaagaaaaaaacctttctaaTTGTGTCCAGATTGCCAGAGAAAGATGATTTTCTGGCAAAATGCCACCGTTGAGATCACTACATTTtatcactttattattatttgacaatttctGACATTGTGAGAAAGCATCAAAGTTTGcctatgttcctgacaaagtgcACTTATGACAgaactgatattttaaaaatatgtggaaaacaaaaacccaggattgtaaagaaaacataagagaataaatacatatttttctagtaaatatatttttgtgattatgGAAAAATCTATAGTGAATCTCTTGGACGAGAAAAACAAGAAGTGAAAATTATAACTATCATTGCgatgttaaaaaaattaaaataacattaggactctgcttctctgttttcaattttaccatgattttataatgataataatagttatAGTAATAATGTATCTGATTAATACTGGCAAAGGGATCTTCTGTGGCCTTCTATTGAGACTCTCAATTGGAAAAGCATAACTAAGAATAACTTGACAATAGCCATCAATATATAAATAGTTGAACTGAAGTGAGACTTACATCTGTAAGTCATCCAAAATTTATAGtagtatttaaaaatttgatttatGTTAAATGTACTTTAGTTGGGGATGAAGAGTTAGCTcagggtttaagagcacttggtgttcCTGCAAGGGATCCGGTTTAAATTCACAGCACCTACTTGGAGGCTCACAACCTCTTCTACCACCAGGTAAGCATGCTgatcacagatatacatacatgtaggcaaaatactcatacacataaataaaaacatctaaaaattaaagtaagcaAGAAAGTGTTCTTTAACTGCCATAGAAAAGTGTATAAAACATACTGTCCTGCTGATTCTGCTAGTTGGATGTTGAATAGAAAATAGCTGCTTAGTATATGATAGAAGTTACAGGATTATAAAGAACCATCATTTACATGTTGTTGAAatactaagagaagaaaaaatatttagaaagcaaagaagcatcactgcattgaaatattagaaaatcaAACCCACTAATCTCAGAGAAGTGGAATGTCAACTTTGACCATATAGCAACATTGactgaatcttttttaaaaaatgggttttcaccatgtaactggggctggcttggaactctgcagatcaggctggccttgaactcatagaaatttctctgcttctgactccagagtgctggaactaatgcaatataccaccatgctcacccaatgtagtggtttgaatgatgGCTTCTGTAAtgagctcagatatttgaacacttggtccccagttggggaCACTGTTAGGAGAGGTTTAGAAGGTGGGAGTTTgctggaaagaaatggaaattttagagATTACCAGCATTTCTAATCCTGCCTATTTGCTTTGTGACTGTATTTGAAGAGGTGAGCACTCAGCTACCTGTTTCAGTCACCATACCTGCTGCTTTCTCCTATGCCTCATGGCCATGATGgcctcttgcttttctagaaccataagcccaaataaatgctcttcctgaagttgctctgatcatggtgttttataaaagcaagaaaacagtAAGCAGTATAGTAAGAGACTCTGGATAAACTCAGCCATACCTTGATTGCTTTGAAGATAtgatttcttggttttttttccacaagTGCAAGGACATTTGTCCCTATGTTCAGAAGCACATTGTCACTGATTACATCGGTATTGAAGAAGATGGTTTCATTAATCCAGCCATAGTCATTACACAGAGAGGTCACAACTCCCTGAATAGACTTGAATTTGGAG contains:
- the LOC117695142 gene encoding cancer/testis antigen 55-like, whose translation is MNNLPEGSEPSKLGRRLCIKCVTSITEDNIYISKDTFFPLCMFSGGFRPFNGDLLLVEYSMNPGTSNMNIHSASPLNSQNMEEVCVTSIDGRNGMVESTIFFTLDSLHIPSGYIPGLYDIVDVVAVDTMQPHCSWRAVSMTPLEMVN